A window of Methylomonas sp. 11b genomic DNA:
TCTCTCAGGGATTTCGGAAACTCTATTTTTGCCACAGGCTCTCCATAATGAATGTACAAATGTCCTTGTTCCTGCTCTCCAGTCTCGGGAACAATAGTTGCGTTATATGACGCTTCCGAAACGATTAGGCGTGACTTCAGCGACCGATTTGACTGTTAGCATATAACGAGGTTGTTGATACTTGTTCTGTCTCGTTCCAACGCGCTGCGTTGGAATGCTTGGCTGGTTATTCAGGCACCTCAGCGCGGTGCTTTCTGGTTACCACACAGCGCGCGGGAACCAAAAAGGCTAGACCGATTGAACTCATTTCGGCTCACATTCATCCAACTTCTGCTGCCAAACCACCATCCACTCTTCCAAAATCGCATACTGCCTTTTGGTGACAATGGCTTGCACGATGCCGTCGTTGAGGTCCAGGTAGTCGTGCACCAGCACATTGCGGAAGCCGAGGATTTTCATCAAGTCGGCATGCTGATCGGCCGGCAAATCGCCTTGGCTTTTCAATTCGTCTAGCGCTTCCCGCGACTGGCTGACTGTTAGCTGGTATTTTTGCTCCACGAAATAACGCGCCATGCCGATGAAGGCTTCTATATAGACTTGTAGTGCGCGCTGTATCGCCAGCAGGTCGCGTTCGGTCCAGGTGTTGATATTTTCCTGGCTGTACTCGTCCAAAATACGCAACAT
This region includes:
- the hepT gene encoding type VII toxin-antitoxin system HepT family RNase toxin, encoding MRDIAYEQALMRHRRKMLRILDEYSQENINTWTERDLLAIQRALQVYIEAFIGMARYFVEQKYQLTVSQSREALDELKSQGDLPADQHADLMKILGFRNVLVHDYLDLNDGIVQAIVTKRQYAILEEWMVVWQQKLDECEPK